A DNA window from Ferrimicrobium sp. contains the following coding sequences:
- the groL gene encoding chaperonin GroEL (60 kDa chaperone family; promotes refolding of misfolded polypeptides especially under stressful conditions; forms two stacked rings of heptamers to form a barrel-shaped 14mer; ends can be capped by GroES; misfolded proteins enter the barrel where they are refolded when GroES binds), translating into MAKLILFDDEARRKLESGMNQLADAVRVTLGPKGRNVVLDKKWGAPTITNDGVSIAKEIELEDPFERLGAELVKEVAKKTDDVAGDGTTTATVLAWTMVREGLRNVTAGANPMLLKTGIELAVEEAVLSLKNLARETETREQIAQVASISAADPEVGQMISEAIERVGKDGVITVEESQTFGMEIDLVEGMRFDKGYISPYFSTDPESMTAVLEDPYILFYSSKISAIRDVLPVLEKIMQAGKPLLIIAEDVDGEALATLVVNKIRGTFRSVAVKAPGFGDRRKAMMQDMAILTGGQVISEEVGLKLENTTLDLLGRARRVEISKDETTIIEGAGDETEIKGRVAQIKNEIETTDSDYDREKLQERLAKLSGGVAIIKVGAATEVELKEKKHRIEDAVSTTKAAIEEGVVPGGGVALLRAQEAVSQLADKQIDADVATGVRLVEKSLEGPLRQIATNAGLEGGVVVEKVRSLKNGSDGLNAATGIYEDLFAAGVIDAVKVTRSALQNAASIAALFLTTEAAIVDKPEEKSAAMPPGGMEDF; encoded by the coding sequence ATGGCTAAGCTGATTCTGTTCGATGATGAGGCTCGACGTAAGCTCGAGTCAGGGATGAACCAGCTCGCTGACGCGGTGCGGGTAACCCTCGGACCCAAGGGACGTAATGTGGTGCTCGATAAGAAATGGGGAGCACCCACCATCACCAACGATGGAGTGTCCATCGCCAAGGAGATTGAGCTCGAGGATCCGTTTGAGCGACTTGGTGCTGAACTGGTGAAGGAAGTTGCCAAGAAGACCGATGATGTCGCAGGTGACGGCACAACGACGGCGACAGTTTTGGCGTGGACGATGGTCCGCGAAGGCCTTCGCAACGTCACCGCTGGGGCAAACCCCATGTTGTTGAAGACGGGAATTGAACTCGCAGTAGAAGAGGCTGTTCTCTCGTTGAAGAATCTCGCTCGTGAGACAGAAACGCGGGAGCAGATTGCCCAGGTTGCCTCGATCTCGGCGGCCGATCCGGAGGTCGGTCAGATGATCTCCGAGGCTATTGAGCGCGTCGGTAAGGACGGGGTCATCACGGTCGAAGAGTCGCAGACCTTTGGGATGGAGATCGATCTGGTCGAAGGCATGCGTTTCGATAAGGGTTATATCTCTCCATACTTCTCCACCGATCCGGAGTCGATGACGGCGGTGCTCGAGGATCCTTACATCTTGTTCTACAGCTCCAAGATCTCTGCGATTCGTGATGTCTTGCCGGTGCTCGAGAAGATCATGCAGGCTGGCAAGCCATTGTTGATCATCGCCGAAGACGTCGATGGCGAAGCTCTCGCCACGCTCGTGGTCAACAAGATCCGCGGAACGTTCCGTTCTGTTGCAGTCAAGGCCCCTGGTTTTGGTGATCGACGCAAGGCGATGATGCAGGACATGGCGATCCTCACCGGTGGTCAAGTGATCTCTGAAGAGGTCGGTCTAAAGCTTGAAAACACAACGCTTGATCTGCTGGGTCGGGCGCGACGTGTAGAGATCTCAAAGGATGAGACCACCATCATCGAAGGTGCTGGCGATGAGACCGAGATCAAGGGTCGAGTCGCGCAGATCAAAAATGAGATCGAGACGACAGACTCTGACTATGACCGTGAGAAGCTGCAGGAGCGGCTTGCCAAGTTGAGCGGCGGAGTTGCCATCATCAAGGTGGGCGCAGCGACAGAGGTGGAGCTCAAGGAGAAGAAGCACCGCATCGAGGATGCGGTCTCGACCACGAAGGCAGCCATCGAGGAGGGCGTCGTTCCTGGCGGCGGCGTTGCACTTCTGCGCGCACAGGAGGCCGTCTCTCAGTTGGCCGATAAGCAAATCGATGCAGACGTGGCTACTGGCGTCCGGTTGGTGGAGAAATCCCTTGAGGGTCCACTGCGCCAGATCGCCACAAATGCTGGCCTGGAAGGCGGTGTTGTGGTCGAGAAGGTGCGTTCTCTCAAGAATGGCTCCGACGGCCTGAACGCGGCCACCGGTATCTACGAGGACCTGTTTGCTGCCGGCGTGATTGACGCGGTGAAGGTGACTCGCTCGGCGCTACAAAATGCAGCATCGATTGCGGCGCTCTTCCTCACAACAGAGGCTGCGATCGTTGATAAGCCAGAAGAGAAGTCGGCGGCGATGCCACCTGGAGGCATGGAGGACTTCTAG